Part of the Candidatus Baltobacteraceae bacterium genome is shown below.
GCAGGTGACGGCCGGATACGACCTGCGGCTCAACGGCGGTTTCGGCATTCAAGCCGGATATAGCAATCGCTCCTACACCGCCATCGACGCGTCGATTTGGAATGGCGGCTTCGATAAGTACATCGGCAACGATCGGTTTGCTTACAACGCGACGCTGGCCTCATTATCGGGGACACCCGGCGTCGGCTTTTCGCAGACCGTATCGTGGTCGAAGATCCTTCCTAGCGACACGGTGACCGCGGCGGTCAACGTCGGCCGAGATATCGAGAACACCGGCTTCAACCACGTCGCCTTTTATTCGTCGGCCGTACTCGTGCTCGACGACGTGCACTGGATCGACCCGCATACGGCGATTCACGCGGACGTCAACTATAACTCCTTAGCCGGCGCATACCAGCGCTACGAGGTGTTGCTTGGTCTACGCGTCCGGCTTTAACGTCTTCCTCCGTGCGATGGAGATCGCGGTGGTGTTTTTCGCCGGGGTCTGCGTGCTGCTCGGCGTCGTTCTCGTGGTCTTGCGACGTCGCAATGCAGCTATTTCGCGTCACCGCATCGAGTTGCAGCAGCGTTGGCAGAAGACGTTCCGTACCACGTTCACGACGCCCCTGACCGAGTTTCCGCCCATTCTCAAGAAGGACCGTTACGACGTCTTGCTCGTTTTCAATCAAGTGCGCCAGCTGCGGCAGTCCGACCGAGAGACCGATCGCGATGGCCGCACCGCGTACGGTCCGACGCTCAACGACATGGCGCGCAAGATCGGCTTGGACGCGTTTGCGGTCACCCTGCTCGATCGTAAAGACGACGCGGATAAGATCGCGGCGCTCAACCTTCTGGGCTGGATGGGTGATGCGCGGCTGGTTCCCATTATTCGCAATCTTATGAAGACGGCGCGCGCTAGTCTCTCGCGTGCCGCGGCAGAAGCGCTGTTGCGGCTCGATTCCACCTCGGTGGAGGACGTCGTAGTTCAAGTGCGCGATCGGTTCGGTTACGTGCGCGCGCGTGTCGAGCTGATGCTGCGCGAGGTCGGAACCGCACGGCTCGATCCGGCGATGAAGCGCGTCGTTACGCTCTCCGACGACCGCGGAAAGATGCGGCTGCTGGATTACCTCGGCTGCGCGTCGCCTAGTGCCGCCCGAGAAATTTGCCGCGCCGTCGTCACGACGTCGAGCAACGGCGAACTGGTGGCGGCGGCGCTCAAGACGCTGGCCACGGTCGCGCAGGCCGAGGACGCCGATCTGGGACGCCGCTTTGCCGAAGATGAACGACCGTTCTTGCGTTTGGCCGCGCTGCGCGTGCTCAAAGAGACGGCGACGCCGCAAGATCTGCCGCTGCTCGAAAAGATGACCAGCGATTCGAGCTGGTGGGTCCGTCAGCGTGCGGCCGAGACGCTCGTTTCCATCGATACGGGTAACGAGATCGCCGCGCGCGTTCTCGAAGCGCACGAAGATCCGTACGCCAAAGCTGCCGTCACCGCGGCGCTCGCCGGCCAGCGTGCGAGCAGCGCAATCCGTTCTAGCGATCGCCGTGCCGAAAGGAGTCGTCGATGAGCACTGGCTTGCATTATCCTTGGGATCTCGTCGTGCTCGTCATCGAGGTCTGCCTTTTTGCCTATTTCCTCTTCGTCAACGGTTACTACGTCTTCACCGCGGTTCTCGCGCTCCTGAACTTGCCGCTGTTTATGCGGTTGCATCGCGTCGATCCGCTCCGGCGGTCGT
Proteins encoded:
- a CDS encoding YaiO family outer membrane beta-barrel protein; translation: MRAEAATVALGVLLALGTAAAARADQALAAPPAPVAQATPTAGQVWPTQPQPFDTVDLEAGGSNDWLNAGRGMWHGSYANAAFASTSGFKAYGGYLDGVRFGLDDKYYYAGVYVPTKVPHGTLNVEYGFSPQHNNLPSSQVTAGYDLRLNGGFGIQAGYSNRSYTAIDASIWNGGFDKYIGNDRFAYNATLASLSGTPGVGFSQTVSWSKILPSDTVTAAVNVGRDIENTGFNHVAFYSSAVLVLDDVHWIDPHTAIHADVNYNSLAGAYQRYEVLLGLRVRL
- a CDS encoding HEAT repeat domain-containing protein encodes the protein MVYASGFNVFLRAMEIAVVFFAGVCVLLGVVLVVLRRRNAAISRHRIELQQRWQKTFRTTFTTPLTEFPPILKKDRYDVLLVFNQVRQLRQSDRETDRDGRTAYGPTLNDMARKIGLDAFAVTLLDRKDDADKIAALNLLGWMGDARLVPIIRNLMKTARASLSRAAAEALLRLDSTSVEDVVVQVRDRFGYVRARVELMLREVGTARLDPAMKRVVTLSDDRGKMRLLDYLGCASPSAAREICRAVVTTSSNGELVAAALKTLATVAQAEDADLGRRFAEDERPFLRLAALRVLKETATPQDLPLLEKMTSDSSWWVRQRAAETLVSIDTGNEIAARVLEAHEDPYAKAAVTAALAGQRASSAIRSSDRRAERSRR